Part of the Elusimicrobiota bacterium genome is shown below.
ACCCACCCGCCGAAATAGCCCCCCGCCAAGCCCACGAGCGTTCCCAGAAAAACGGACAACCCCACCGCCAGGGCGCCGACCATGAGCGATACCCGGGAGCCGTAGAGAATTCGGGAGGCCACGTCCCGCCCCAGGTCGTCGGTGCCCATCCAATGGCGGGCCGAGGGCGCTTCCAGTCGGTGGGTCAAATCCTGCCGCATGGGGTCCACCGGCGCGGCCCAGGGCGCCAGGAGCGCCGCCAACACGAGCCCGCCCACGAGCGCCGCCCCCAAAGTTTCCATGGGCCGTCCCGCCTTCCGTCCCCACCGCCCGAGAAGGTTCATCGGCCGAACCGGATGCGGGGGTCCACCGCCGCGTAGGTCAAATCCGCCGCGAAGTTCCCCAGGAGCGTCAGAAGCGCCGCGATGGTCCCCACCGCCATGACCACCGGATAGTCCCGGGCCATGACGGCGTCGAAGCCCAGACGCCCCATGCCCGGGTAGGCGAAGATGGTTTCAAAAATAAAACTGCCACCGATCAAATCGGGGAGCGAGAGCCCCAGGATCGTCACCACGGGGATCAGCGCGTTTCGAAGGGCGTGCTTGAAAATCACGCGCCCCTCGGAGAGCCCCTTGGCCCGGGCCGTTCGAATGTAGTCCTGGCGGATCACCTCCAGCGTGCCGTTCCGGGTGAAGCGCGACAGGCCCGCCAATCCCGTGAAAGCGCTCACGAACACCGGAAGCGCCAAGTGCCGCGCCAAGTCCACGCCCTTGGACCCGGCGGACAAGTCGTCGAAGTTTAAGGACCGTAACCCGGAGATGGGAAGCCACCCCAGTTTCAAACCGAAGAAGATCATCAGGAGGAGCGACAGCCAGAAGGTCGGCACGGAGTAGCCGATGAAAACAAACAGCGTCGCCAGGCGGTCGAACATCGAATCCCGCTTGACCGCCGACCACACGCCCAGGGGAACCGCCACGATGAAAATGAGAAGAAGGGACAGGACGTTCAGCGCCAGGGTGGCGGGAAGCCGCGCGCCGATCTTGGGCAAAACCGGCCGGTCGTCCCGGAAGGAATTCCCGAAATCCAAACGCGCCAGCCGGGAGAGCCAAAGGCCGTATTGAACGGGCAACGGCTTGTCCAACCCGTAGAGCTTCACGAGGCGCGCCCGGGCCTCCGTCGAGGCTTTCATGTTCATGGTGGTCGCCATGTCCGTGGGCCCGCCCGGGGCCAGGCGCATGACCAGGAAACTGATGAGCGTGATTCCGAGCAATAGCGGCAGGGTGAGCAACAGCCGCCGCAAAAAGTAACGACCCATCAGTTCGCCGACACCCGGTATTTTTGAAGAGCCCGGGGCACAAACCACTCCCGGAAATTCCAGGCGATGCCCGCCGGGGCCGTTTGCACCCCGTGGATCCGACGATGGACCACGGGCAGGGACTCCGGGTAGTAGAGGAACAAATAGGGGCGGTCCTGGGCCAGCAACCGGTGCAGGCGGTGGTAAATGTCCCGGCGACGGTCGGGGTTGAAGGTCTGGCGGCCTTCCTCCCACAGGCGGTCCGCCGCGGGGTTCGCGTAGCCCGCGAAATTGTATTTGCCCGGCCCCCGCTGGCTGGAGTGCCAGATCACGTATTGGTCCGGGTCCCGGGAGAGGTTCCAGGCCAGGATCAAGGCGTCGAAATTCCGCTTGTCCACGTAATTGTGGATGAAAGCCGACCATTCCAAAATCCGGATGTTCATCTGGATCCCCACCCGGGCGAAATGGGATTGGAGGATGGTCGCGGTCAGTTCCCGCAATTTGTTCCCCTGGTTGGTCAGCACGGTAAACTCGAAGGGGCGGCCGTCCTTGTCCAATATCCCGTCGCCGTTGGCGTCGGCCCAGCCCGCGGATTTAAGAAGCGCCTTGGCGGCTTCGGGATCGTAAACGTCCTCGGGCACCGAGGGGTCGAAGGCCCAGGAGCTGGGCGGAAAGGGCCCCGTGGCCGAGCGGCCCCGCCCGAGCAACACCCCTTGAATGATGTCCTTGCGGTCCACGGCCTGGGCCAGGGCCTGGCGCACGCGCCGGTCGGCGAAAAAGGGATGGTCCAGATTGAACGCCAGGTAGGTGTAGGAAAAAGACGGGTAGCTGAACTTGTTGTAGTGCCGGAAGAATTCCGGGTAGGCCCCGTATTGGTCCGGCGAGAGGCCCATGAAATCGATGGATTCGTTCCGCAACTCCAAAAACTCCACGGAGCTGTCGGGGATGATCCGGTAGACGATCCGATCCAGGCGGGGCCGCCCTTCGAAATAATCCGCGTTGGCCTCGAGAACGATCTTTTCGTCGGGCTTCCATTCCAGGAATTGGTAGGGCCCCGTGCCCACGGGGCGCCGGTTGGCGGGGTTCGTGTTCACCGGACCGTCTTTGAAAATATGTTCCGGGATCATCCCCATGCCCCAGGACTCCAGGGCCGGGGCGAAGGGTTTCGCGTAGCGCACCCGCACGGTCCGGTCGTCCGGCGCCTCCACGCTTTGCACGTCGGCGAAATCCGCGCCGAAGGGCGTGGCCACGTTCGAATCGATGAGCACCCGGTAGGTGAAGACCACGTCCCGGGCGGTAAAGGGAACGCCGTCGTGCCAGCGGACGCCCGGGCGCAGGTGGAAAATGATTTCCAGCCCGCCCTTTCGGATTTCCCAGGAGGCCGCCAGGTCCCCCACCAGGCGGAGGTCCTTGTCGTATTTGACCAGCCCGTTGAAGACGTAGCCGCAGATGTCGCCCGAGGCGGAGTCCGTGGCCAGGAGGGGGTTCAGGCGGGAGGCGTCGCCGATGCTGGACTCCACAAAGGTGTCGCCCAGGTCGCCGGGCTGGAAGGTCGCGGCGCTCTGCCAGGCCGGCTCCGGAATAGGATCGCGGCCGCAGGCGGCCAGGAGGAAAGGAAGGAGGACGAACGGCCGGAACGGCCGACCCACGAAAACTACCGCCCGCCGTTCCGCACCCGCACGGTGACCGACGGGCGGGCGAAAAGGGCTTGGGCTTCCCGGTGCAAATCCTCGGCCGTGACGGCGCCGATGTCCGCCGGGTATTGGACGTCGTAGGCCAGACCCTTGCCCA
Proteins encoded:
- a CDS encoding ABC transporter permease is translated as MGRYFLRRLLLTLPLLLGITLISFLVMRLAPGGPTDMATTMNMKASTEARARLVKLYGLDKPLPVQYGLWLSRLARLDFGNSFRDDRPVLPKIGARLPATLALNVLSLLLIFIVAVPLGVWSAVKRDSMFDRLATLFVFIGYSVPTFWLSLLLMIFFGLKLGWLPISGLRSLNFDDLSAGSKGVDLARHLALPVFVSAFTGLAGLSRFTRNGTLEVIRQDYIRTARAKGLSEGRVIFKHALRNALIPVVTILGLSLPDLIGGSFIFETIFAYPGMGRLGFDAVMARDYPVVMAVGTIAALLTLLGNFAADLTYAAVDPRIRFGR
- a CDS encoding peptide-binding protein — its product is MGRPFRPFVLLPFLLAACGRDPIPEPAWQSAATFQPGDLGDTFVESSIGDASRLNPLLATDSASGDICGYVFNGLVKYDKDLRLVGDLAASWEIRKGGLEIIFHLRPGVRWHDGVPFTARDVVFTYRVLIDSNVATPFGADFADVQSVEAPDDRTVRVRYAKPFAPALESWGMGMIPEHIFKDGPVNTNPANRRPVGTGPYQFLEWKPDEKIVLEANADYFEGRPRLDRIVYRIIPDSSVEFLELRNESIDFMGLSPDQYGAYPEFFRHYNKFSYPSFSYTYLAFNLDHPFFADRRVRQALAQAVDRKDIIQGVLLGRGRSATGPFPPSSWAFDPSVPEDVYDPEAAKALLKSAGWADANGDGILDKDGRPFEFTVLTNQGNKLRELTATILQSHFARVGIQMNIRILEWSAFIHNYVDKRNFDALILAWNLSRDPDQYVIWHSSQRGPGKYNFAGYANPAADRLWEEGRQTFNPDRRRDIYHRLHRLLAQDRPYLFLYYPESLPVVHRRIHGVQTAPAGIAWNFREWFVPRALQKYRVSAN